TATGACTTTTGACAATAAATTTCCTTCTTTTCGAAAGATGTTAGATGTTTTTGGCTCTCAGCAAATTAGAAATATGGCTACGCTTGGAGGTAATTTGGGTTCAGGTTCGCCTATTGGTGATACCTTGCCTGTTTTGATGGCGCATCAAGCAGAATTGTTAATTGAAAGTGCTGATCAACAACGTACTGAAAAACTTGAAGACTATTTATTGGGGTATAGAAAAACAAGTTTGATGCCTGATGAAATTATTACTAAAGTGCTTTTGCCAAGCGATGAGGATAAGATTATCTGGTCTCAAAAAGTTTCTAAACGACGTGATTTAGATATTTCTACTGTTAGTGCCGGTTTTGCCCTAAAACTTACAAAAGAGAGAAAAGTACAAAGTATTATTTTGGCTTTTGGAGGTATGGCAGCTATTACTAATAGAGCTTATAAAACGGAAGATTTCCTTTTAGGAAAAGTATGGGAAAAGCCGATTGTTGAAGAGGCTATGGAGATACTCGAAGTTGAGTTCACTCCGCTTTCTGATGCTCGCGCAGAAGCGGTTGGTCGTAAGCTTTTAGCAAAGAATCTTTTGCTTAAGTTTTACCTCTTTACGCAAGGAGTTTAACTGTGGATACCCCTTCACCCTACGAAGGTTTTAAACCCTCGTAGGCTTGTGGTTCATGTCCTCGTAGGGAGTGTCTTTTTTACTGATGCATAGGTCTCAAAAGATCATTAATAATCTTAACAGGGTTAAAAGTTTCGATAGGAACTTCTACAAATACTGTAATCCAATCGGCCATAGCACCATTCCAAAGTCCGGGAAGTTCTTGAGCTTTTAGCTCTCTTCCATTTTTTGATTTAATAGAGATAAAGCCCGTTTTAGGATCAACAAACTCTTTTAAATCGAATTTGTTTCCTTTGAAATCATAAATACCACAAACTAAATCGACTGGATTAAAATGGGTTGCATTTTTAACAATATCGGCTTGTGTTGCATTGGAGAAATCAATTTGTGACGATTCCACTATTTGCAGTGATTCCATTCCGCTTTCATTTTCTACCAAGAATGGACCTCCGCCGGGTTCACCTTCGTTTTTCACCATTCCGCAAACACGAATTGGACGGTTTAGCATTTGATAAGTCCAATCCACTTGTTCCAGCAGTTCTTTAGATCGAATAAACTTGGGAATATGAATAAAAAGGACGTCTTCCATAAAATTAAAAAGTCCGCTCATAAACTTTTCATCAAAGTTGCCAATCTCCAGAGACTCAAGATAATCAAAGACTGCAGATTGAATTTCTACAAGATAGCTTCCAATCAATTTTTTATAATCGTAAGTGGGCTGACGATGTTTGTCAGGAACAATATTGTCAATATTTTTAACAAAAATTATGTCGGCTTCAAGCTCGTTAAGATTTTCAATTAAAGCACCATGTCCGCCCGGACGAAATAATATAGATCCGTCATTTTCACGAAAAGGCTCATTATTTAAATCAACAGAGATAGTATCCGTTGAAGGTTTTTGTTGTGAAAAACTTATTTCAAATTCTACCTTATATTGATTTGCATATTTTGGAGCAATCTCATTAATAACTTCCTCAAATTTTGTTTGATGCTCAGGTGAGACAGTAAAATGTAAGTTCACTTTATTGTTGTCATCCTTTCCGTAAACAGCACCTTCAACTAAATGCTCTTCAATAGCTAAACGATTTTTATCAGGATATGGATGAAATTTTAACAAGCCTTTCGGTAAAGTTGCATATTCAAGGCCATCTTTATCAAGAAGATTATTCAAAATGCTGAGGTAATCTTTTTGTTCTAATTTGTCATTGATATTCAGCCCTTTACTTTTCATCTTTTTCCCCAAATCAGAATAAAAAGCGAAGTTTTTTATGTGTGAGAAGAAATAAGCCACAGAATTAAAATCAGAATCGTCAGATAAATAAAGAGTTTTACCCTTTTGCAATTCTTCTCTAAACTCAAATAAATGCTTGAACATACGAGAAGCAGCCCCCGAAGCAGGAACAAATTTAATTAAAGATTTTTCTGCAATAGAATTGGTGTAATTTGCAATTAATTCTTTAGTTTCGTCTTCAGAGAATGTTTTAAGTCCTTTTCCCGGAGTAGCAGCAGCTTTTAATTTGATAAAGGGAAATCCTGTTTTAAAATTTTTAAGTTGGTTTTCAACCTGTTCGAGGCTCATGCCTTTTGCTTCAATTTGTTTGATGTCCTTAGTGGTAAACATGGGTTCTTTCGTTTAAATGTTAATCAACTTTCTCTCTTATTCAAAAGTAAGAATAATTTTGAAACCCTTTTTCTGAAAGAAAAAATTTATACATTTGCAGTGTAAATTTCAGTATTTTTTCATAACTGGAATGAAGCCCAGATGGCGAACCGAAGCTAACTCGAATTTTTTATAATTTGGGAAATGTTAAATAGCGAGCTCCGTCAGATGGGCGAAATGAAAATGAAGCCCAGATGGCGAAATTGGTAGACGCACCAGCTTGAGGGGCTGGCGCCCGTTTAGGGTGTGCAAGTTCGACTCTTGTTCTGGGCACTAAAAGCTTCGAGATAATCTCGGAGCTTTTTTATGTTATAATACGACTTTCCCCATCAGAACTCAATGTTTTGCACATTATTAAAATCAGCGCAATTAATTACAATATTTGTTATAAATTTGAGTTCTGTAAATATGTAATTATGAAAAAAGTATTTAAAATTTCGGTCAAAATTTTTACGCTCTTGATGCTAATATCTCTTTTTCTATCTTGTGAAAAAGAAGATACTCCTAAGGAGGGAGAAGCCCCGCTATTAACTCAAAAAGTAAACGATTTTATCTTAGTTAGTATGGAAGATGTATATCTGTGGGAGGATTATTTACCCGAAATTGATAATAATTTTGAATTCGATTCAGAAGAGTATTTTTATAAATTACTTTATGATGAGGATAAATGGTCGTTTATTACCGATGATATTGAGGCTTTGGAAGCCAGTTTTGCAGGGGTTGAAACTACTTTTGGCTATTCCTTGGCTTTTGGTCGCTTCTCTAATACCGGAACTTTATTCGCTTTAGTAGAGTATGTTTATCCTGATTCTCCTGCTTCTCGTGCAGGAATTATTCGTGGCGATATTATCCTTTTACTTAATGGAGGCGATATTACCGATGATAATTATAAGGATCTTTTTTATGGATCAACAATCTCTATTACCAAAGGGATTAATAATAATGGAAGTATAGTAGCTGGGAGCTCTTTAAGCATGACCTCCGAAATATTAAACCTTGATCCTGTGTTAATTACTGATATTATTGAGGTAAATGGACATAAAGTTGGCTATCTATTTTATGCTCAGTTTATTAGTAATTATAATACAAGTTTAGATGATGCTTTTCAGTATTTTAAAAGTAATGGTATTACCGATTTGGTACTGGATATTAGATATAATCCCGGGGGATATATTTCTGCCGCACAGTATTTGTGCAGCTCTATTGCTCCGCAGGCGATAGTAAGTGCCGAAAATGTTTTGGTAAATATGCAATGGAACTCCTTTTATCAGAACTATTGGCAAGAAAAAGGTGTTTATAATCAAATAGAGCTTAATTTTTTATCTACTAATCCTGCAAATTTAGATTTGGACAAAGTATATATTTTAACCGGGAGCGGATCTGCTTCGGCTTCTGAGTTGACGATTACCGGATTAGATCCTTATATGGATGTTATTCTTATAGGTGATACTACTTACGGAAAATATACAGGAAGTATCACTATGAAACCCGAAGACATTTATGTCGACCCTAATTATTATGCCGATTTTGATAATTGGGGTATTCAGCCAATAGTTTTACGCTATGCCAATGCTAATGGAGTTACGGATTTTAAAGATGGTTTTGCTCCCGATTTTTATGTTTATGATGATTTATGGGCAGGTATTCCTTTGGGCGATCCAACAGAGCCGTTATTAGACAAAGCTCTTGAACAAATTACAGGAGTTGCTAAAGCAAGCTTACTCAAAAAGCAAGCTATTCCTTCTTATGAGATTATTGGTCGTGGATTTTCTCGTTTTGATAAGCAAAAGCAAAACTTGATCTTTGATTTTCCGAAGAACAAGAAATAATTTCTCTGTAATACTATAAAGTTTAGGTAAACGCATCTAATTTAAATACAAGAATGGAAAAGACATCTTCAAATAACACAAAATATTAAATATCAGCGGTTTATAATTTGTTGCGCTTTAAGTCTTAAAATTAATAAACTTAGCGGCTTGGCGACTTAGCGAGAAAAAATATCACGCAATGGCGCTGAGACGCAAAGAAAAAGCATTTATTGAATATTAAGATGCCTTTGCCTTGAAAAAAGTGTTAGCTAGAAAGTTTTGCTTAAATTTTATTGTATATTTGTGATGAACTCTTATTAATTAAATAACCAAAATTGAACGTAAATCACATATTCAATACATTACTTTCACCGATTACCCTTTCATTTAGAGATAAAAAAATTGAAAGTGATTATATCAATTATTATAGTCGGAAAATTATTGTTAATGAGCGTATTGCTATATTTCTTGCTCTGGGGATTTACCTCATTTTTTCTTTTCTTGATAGCTTTTTATTTCCTGATTTTGAAGCCGTTTTTCATCAAATTCGATTTTTCATTATCACCCCGTCTATCCTTTTGATTTTTTTATTCACTTTTCATTCTTCATTTTTTAAGTATATACAAGTTATTACTTCATTGATGATAATCATTGGAGCCGCAGGTATTATTGCGATGTTGTATATTGGAGGCGAAGAAGTTGCTGCTTTATATTATGTTGGTTTAATACTTGTCCTATTGTTTAATTACGAATTTTTAAAGCTGAGATTTCTAACGGCAAGTATTGTTGGAGCTTTGATATTGATTGGGTACTTCATTGTTGCATTACTAATCAATATTTCTCATCCTGTATTAGTTACTAGTTTATTTTTCCTTGTTGGAGCTAATGTTTTAGGAATGGCATCCGTTTATTCTTATGAGTTTCTCAGCCGCCAATATTTTTATTCCAATTATCAATTAGAAAAGGAGAAGGCTAAAACCATAGAAATAAACGAGAATCTTGAAAATCAAGTTTTAGAGCGTACTTCCAACCTAGAGAAAACGAATAAGGAATTGTATGAAGCTAAAGTCATTGCGGAAGATTCTGAACGCATGAAATCTGTTTTTTTAGCTACGATGTCGCATGAGTTGAGAACGCCTCTAAATGCTATCATTGGGTTTTCCGATATTATACATTCTGAAGATAACGATGATGAAGAAACCCGAGAGTATGCTCAGATTATTAATAAAAGTGGTACTCATTTACTAAGTTTAGTCGAAAGCTTATTTGATATTACCCTTATAGATTCTGGACAAGTGAAGTTAAGTATGGGCGAATATAGTTTGTTCGATACGCTTTCCGATGTGAATAGGATTATGCTTAAAGAAAGGGAAATCTTAGGAAAAGAGGATGTAGATTTGAAATTTCATACCGGGGAAATAAAAACGGATTTTAGGATTTATACCGATGGAAGTAAAATAAAGCAAGTCTTGATTAATCTCCTAAAAAATGCTTTAAAATTTACGGAATCTGGTGAAGTTGAGTTTTGGTGTGAAGAAATTGAAGAGCATAACAAACCCTATTTAAAATTCTATGTTCAAGATACAGGTATTGGTATTCCAAAGGAGAAAATAGATTTGGTTTTCGATGTGTTTAGGCAAGTAGATGATACTCATTCTCGTAAATATGGTGGTGTTGGTATTGGATTAACCGTTGTTAGGAAAATTGTAGCTATGCTCGATGGCAAAGTAGGTGTTGATTCTGATGAAGGTAAAGGCTCTTTGTTCTATTTTACAATTGGTAATTTTATAAAAAAAGAAGACGAATCTAAATTAACTAAAGATATTGAGAACGTAACTGTTTTAGAACCTCTTGATGCAGAGATATTAATTGTAGAAGATGACGAGGCGAGTTATTATTTACTCGAATTTTTATTGCAAAAAAGAGGAGCGAAAATAAGATGGGCTAAAAATGGAGAAATTGCTCTTAATATGGTAAAAGAACATAAGACTTATGATCTTATTCTGATGGATATCAATATGCCATATTTAAGTGGTTATGATACTACAATGCGAATCAAGCAATTGTATCCCAATCAAATTATTATTGCGCAGACAGCTTATGCCGTTGCTGGGGATAAAGAAAAAGCTTTAGAAGCAGGTTGCGACGATTATATCACAAAACCAATATCTGCTCAAAAGCTTAACAATATAATTACGGAGTTTATTTAGTATTTCCTTCAATTACGGTTATCCAATAATTTTTAGTGCAATCTCTTTTCCTTGCTTCACTCTATCGGCAATTCCAACGCCATCGCGCATGCTACCGGCTAAGAATAAACCTGAGTTTTCCTTTTCAATTTGGGAAATACTTGCTAATCGTGCTTCGCTATCAGCACCGTATTGGGCAATGGCCTGATTGTAATAATTGAGTTCAAATAAATCAGGTTTAAAATCTTTTAAACCCATCATCTCTTTAAAATCTTTTGCTATTCTTGCTTTAAGATCGTTTTCCGGTAGTTCAGTCAGATAGGCTTTGCGCATTCCTCCGGAAAAAATAGTAAAAAGTGCTCCGCCTTTTGGTGCCCTATTTTCGAATAGGCTCGACATAAACAAAACGCCTAAAATGTTTTTGTCCTCTCTGTAGGGAACAAGGCCTCCAAATGCATTTAATTCTCTTCCTTCCCACTTTTTAAATCCTATGCTAGCTTCCACTACTTTGGCATATTTTAAAGACTCAATAGGTTTTAGTGTATCTTTATTTATAAATGGCATTAAATTAGATAGTCTTTTGCTTGTTCCGGTATAAACTATTTGAGAAAATTGTTGTTTTTTTCCATTTTCAAGAACTGTAAAAGCATTATCTATAATTTCAACTTTTGTTTTTGTAAAAATGTTTTCCTTTCCAACTTCTTCTACTAAAGCCGAAATTAATTTGCCTAAACCTCCCTTGGTAGAAAATATTTTTCGGCTGGCTTTTTTGTCGTTTTCTGTTTTTGGTATTCTTGCTTTTTTAATGGCTCCACCAATAAAACTACCATAATCTTGCTCTAGATTATACAATTTTGGAAGCGCATATTTTGGAACAATATAAGCTGGGTCGCCCGCATAAATACCAAGTATAAATGGATCGATAGCATAATCTAAAAAGCTATTCCCTAAGCGTCTTTTTACCAGTGAAGCTAGATCTTCGTTCGGATTGCTTCCTTTTTTACGAAAAGGTTCACCTAAAACACGCAATTTATCACTAAACTTAAATAGGGGAGTCCCAATTGCAGAAAGTAAACCGGAAGGAAGCGGATGCCATTTTCCATTCTTCCAAATCAAACGTTTTTCAGAACTATCATTGGCTAATTCCAGCTCGCATTTTCCTTCTAATTCGCAAAAAAGATCAGCTATTTCGGCATGAGAGATAACGCCACTATTTGGACCTGTTTCGTAAAGGAAAGTTCCGTCTGTTTTACTTTGCATCACGCCACCAAGTTTGTCGCTTTTCTCAAAAACAGTAAAGGGAATGCCGGCTTTTTTTAAATAAAAAGCAGTGGTTAAACCTGTAATTCCTGCACCAATAATGGCGACTCTTTTTTCTTCCATTTTAAAGTGCTTTAGAGAAATTTTTATGGTTAGTTTTCATTTTCGGATCAAAACTTGCAGCTATATTTCGCATAAAGAATTGACCTTCATCTGTAATTTCAATTGTATCTTCTTTGAATATTAATAAACCTTCTTTTTCAAACTGTTTAATGGTTTCTTCTTCAAAAGTAACTATTGTTTTTAGTTTGTCGATAGTAATATTATATTTTGTAGCTATACGATAAAAAGACAGATAATTATTGCACATCAACTCATTAATTACTTCTCTAATAATTTTCTCGTCGTTATTAACGAAATATACTTTTTCTACGGGTAATTCTCCGGCTTCAATAGCTTTTTTGTATATACGTATGTCTTTAGTATTTTGCAGGTAAGCATTGTCTAACTGACTAATTCCACTTACACCCAAAGCATAAACCTGTCCGGTAGTTTCTCTTGTACAATACCCTTGGAAATTTCTGTGTAATGTCTTGGTATTTAATGCAATGCTTAGTTCGTCTTTTGGTTTAGCAAAATGATCAAGTCCAATTGGAACATATCCGTTTTCTGTTAAAACGTGATATGCAGCATCAAATAAAGCTATTTTCTGTTCGGCATTTGGCAAATCGTACTTTTCTAATTTTTTTTGTGCTTTTTTTAGCCATGGAACATGAGCATAAGAGAATATTGCCAAACGATCGGGATTGGCTGATACTGCTTTATTTATTGTAGAATTGAAACTTTCGGGGGTTTGGAAAGGAAGTCCATAAACAAAATCAAGATTAACAGAAATATCACCTTTGCTTTTAATGTACTCCACAAGTTCATCGATTGGAATGATGGATTCGTCGCGGTTTACCGCTAACATAACATTTGATTCAAAATCTTGAACTCCTAAACTCATACGGTTAATGCCACTTTTTATTAGTCGGTCAACATATTCAAAAGTTAAATGTGCAGGATGGCATTCCATTGCAATCTCAGGTTTTTGAGTAAATTCAAAATTATTGAAGAACATTGCCATTATGCCTTCTACCTCTTCAATAGGTAAATAGTTTGGTGTTCCACCACCCCAATGTATTTGAGATATTTTTCTATTTGGATCGAGCAGATTTTTATAAATAAGGATTTCCTTTTTCAATGTCTCTACATAGTTTTTTATCATTCCTTGATCCTTACTAATAATGGTGTTACATCCACAGTAATGACAGAGTTTACCGCAAAAAGGAATATGTAGATAAAACGATATGTTTTTGGGTTCCGACTGATTAGATTCTACTAAAGCAGCAATGTTCTTTTCAGCGGTAAATCCCTCGTGAAAATAGTTTGCTGGTGGATAGCTTGTATAGCGAGGTGTTGGAACATTGTATTTTTGAAGAAGAGCTTCTGGAATTTTCATAGATTTTGATTTTTATAACAACTGAAATACGATTTATCTCTTTGTGTCTCCTTGTCTCTGTGGTTAAATTTTCACCACGGAGGCACAAAGTCACAATGAATTTTATATTGGGTTATTAATATTTTTCTCTAAATTTTCTTTATAAAGGAATGGAACAATTATTAAAACAAATAAGGCAAGTCCTATTTCTATTTTGAATAAGCCATTATAACCAAGAGCTTGTGCAATTTTTCCACTGCTAACAGCAATAATTAAACTACTAAGATGAGTCAGCACAATTTGCAAAGTAAAATCAGTGCCTTCTCGTCCTGGTCTTACGCTATCCATACTGATGGTATAAATGATTACGGAAGCCATACCGTAAGTTCCCCAAAGCATTAAAATAGCAGGT
Above is a genomic segment from Bacteroidales bacterium containing:
- a CDS encoding DUF4301 family protein gives rise to the protein MFTTKDIKQIEAKGMSLEQVENQLKNFKTGFPFIKLKAAATPGKGLKTFSEDETKELIANYTNSIAEKSLIKFVPASGAASRMFKHLFEFREELQKGKTLYLSDDSDFNSVAYFFSHIKNFAFYSDLGKKMKSKGLNINDKLEQKDYLSILNNLLDKDGLEYATLPKGLLKFHPYPDKNRLAIEEHLVEGAVYGKDDNNKVNLHFTVSPEHQTKFEEVINEIAPKYANQYKVEFEISFSQQKPSTDTISVDLNNEPFRENDGSILFRPGGHGALIENLNELEADIIFVKNIDNIVPDKHRQPTYDYKKLIGSYLVEIQSAVFDYLESLEIGNFDEKFMSGLFNFMEDVLFIHIPKFIRSKELLEQVDWTYQMLNRPIRVCGMVKNEGEPGGGPFLVENESGMESLQIVESSQIDFSNATQADIVKNATHFNPVDLVCGIYDFKGNKFDLKEFVDPKTGFISIKSKNGRELKAQELPGLWNGAMADWITVFVEVPIETFNPVKIINDLLRPMHQ
- a CDS encoding response regulator, with the protein product MNVNHIFNTLLSPITLSFRDKKIESDYINYYSRKIIVNERIAIFLALGIYLIFSFLDSFLFPDFEAVFHQIRFFIITPSILLIFLFTFHSSFFKYIQVITSLMIIIGAAGIIAMLYIGGEEVAALYYVGLILVLLFNYEFLKLRFLTASIVGALILIGYFIVALLINISHPVLVTSLFFLVGANVLGMASVYSYEFLSRQYFYSNYQLEKEKAKTIEINENLENQVLERTSNLEKTNKELYEAKVIAEDSERMKSVFLATMSHELRTPLNAIIGFSDIIHSEDNDDEETREYAQIINKSGTHLLSLVESLFDITLIDSGQVKLSMGEYSLFDTLSDVNRIMLKEREILGKEDVDLKFHTGEIKTDFRIYTDGSKIKQVLINLLKNALKFTESGEVEFWCEEIEEHNKPYLKFYVQDTGIGIPKEKIDLVFDVFRQVDDTHSRKYGGVGIGLTVVRKIVAMLDGKVGVDSDEGKGSLFYFTIGNFIKKEDESKLTKDIENVTVLEPLDAEILIVEDDEASYYLLEFLLQKRGAKIRWAKNGEIALNMVKEHKTYDLILMDINMPYLSGYDTTMRIKQLYPNQIIIAQTAYAVAGDKEKALEAGCDDYITKPISAQKLNNIITEFI
- the hemG gene encoding protoporphyrinogen oxidase, producing MEEKRVAIIGAGITGLTTAFYLKKAGIPFTVFEKSDKLGGVMQSKTDGTFLYETGPNSGVISHAEIADLFCELEGKCELELANDSSEKRLIWKNGKWHPLPSGLLSAIGTPLFKFSDKLRVLGEPFRKKGSNPNEDLASLVKRRLGNSFLDYAIDPFILGIYAGDPAYIVPKYALPKLYNLEQDYGSFIGGAIKKARIPKTENDKKASRKIFSTKGGLGKLISALVEEVGKENIFTKTKVEIIDNAFTVLENGKKQQFSQIVYTGTSKRLSNLMPFINKDTLKPIESLKYAKVVEASIGFKKWEGRELNAFGGLVPYREDKNILGVLFMSSLFENRAPKGGALFTIFSGGMRKAYLTELPENDLKARIAKDFKEMMGLKDFKPDLFELNYYNQAIAQYGADSEARLASISQIEKENSGLFLAGSMRDGVGIADRVKQGKEIALKIIG
- the hemN gene encoding oxygen-independent coproporphyrinogen III oxidase, producing the protein MKIPEALLQKYNVPTPRYTSYPPANYFHEGFTAEKNIAALVESNQSEPKNISFYLHIPFCGKLCHYCGCNTIISKDQGMIKNYVETLKKEILIYKNLLDPNRKISQIHWGGGTPNYLPIEEVEGIMAMFFNNFEFTQKPEIAMECHPAHLTFEYVDRLIKSGINRMSLGVQDFESNVMLAVNRDESIIPIDELVEYIKSKGDISVNLDFVYGLPFQTPESFNSTINKAVSANPDRLAIFSYAHVPWLKKAQKKLEKYDLPNAEQKIALFDAAYHVLTENGYVPIGLDHFAKPKDELSIALNTKTLHRNFQGYCTRETTGQVYALGVSGISQLDNAYLQNTKDIRIYKKAIEAGELPVEKVYFVNNDEKIIREVINELMCNNYLSFYRIATKYNITIDKLKTIVTFEEETIKQFEKEGLLIFKEDTIEITDEGQFFMRNIAASFDPKMKTNHKNFSKAL